A portion of the Kineosporia corallincola genome contains these proteins:
- a CDS encoding DUF4232 domain-containing protein: MSLSRRSVARPGFLFVASAALAAGCVNPPAQAGSRYAPEPTPTPFGTPTSVVGACPDSGLIASVGVHDAAMGWRGTQLVVSNCGSGTATVSGYPTLIPLDEWEVPLDATLKHGEQSPDGPVARAETFRLKPGESVDSWLTWRNTVDPVQGDRAATAVGYRLEVAGQDGVVVQSQTFADTVDIGSAGLLYVSAWERAE, from the coding sequence GTGTCCCTTTCCCGGCGTTCCGTCGCCCGCCCGGGATTCCTGTTCGTCGCGAGCGCCGCTCTGGCCGCCGGCTGCGTGAATCCCCCTGCCCAAGCCGGGTCCCGGTACGCCCCGGAACCCACCCCGACGCCGTTCGGCACCCCGACCTCGGTGGTCGGCGCGTGCCCGGACAGCGGGCTGATCGCGTCGGTGGGCGTGCACGACGCGGCGATGGGCTGGCGCGGCACCCAGCTCGTGGTGAGCAACTGCGGCAGCGGCACGGCCACCGTCAGCGGCTATCCCACGCTGATCCCGCTGGACGAGTGGGAGGTTCCGCTGGACGCGACGCTGAAGCACGGTGAGCAGTCCCCGGACGGTCCGGTGGCCCGGGCCGAAACCTTCCGGCTGAAACCCGGTGAGTCGGTGGACTCCTGGCTGACCTGGCGCAACACGGTGGACCCGGTGCAGGGCGACCGGGCCGCGACCGCGGTGGGCTACCGCCTGGAGGTGGCGGGCCAGGACGGCGTGGTGGTGCAGAGCCAGACCTTCGCCGACACGGTGGACATCGGCTCGGCCGGGCTGCTCTACGTGTCGGCCTGGGAGCGTGCCGAGTGA
- a CDS encoding polyprenyl synthetase family protein, producing the protein MAAAGPPALARARALVEPALRETVARLDPANRAIARYHLGWTEADGTAREQAGGKAVRPTMAMLAAEACGAPADRAVPGAVSVELVHNFSLLHDDVMDGDTERRHRPTVWSLWGVGPAILTGDALLNLAQAELTGRPEAAAALGWAVAELIRGQTEDLSFERRTRVALDECRSMAAGKTGALLAASARIGAILGGGTSAQVDALGDYGAHAGLAFQWVDDVLGIWGDTAVTGKPVLSDLRARKKSLPVTYALSAGGSASRVVADWLDSPPGNTPEPELVRIAQVLDGAGARDWALAEARREVELAVRALDSVPLEGGARDELEQLTGFLTGRQK; encoded by the coding sequence ATGGCGGCCGCAGGTCCGCCCGCCCTGGCCCGGGCCCGGGCGCTGGTCGAGCCGGCCCTGCGCGAGACCGTGGCCCGGCTGGACCCGGCCAACCGCGCGATCGCCCGCTACCACCTGGGCTGGACCGAGGCCGACGGCACGGCCCGGGAACAGGCCGGCGGCAAGGCGGTCCGGCCGACGATGGCGATGCTGGCGGCCGAGGCCTGCGGTGCCCCCGCGGACCGGGCGGTGCCGGGCGCGGTCTCGGTCGAGCTGGTGCACAACTTCTCGTTGCTGCACGACGACGTGATGGACGGCGACACCGAGCGAAGACACCGGCCGACGGTCTGGTCGCTGTGGGGCGTCGGGCCGGCGATCCTCACCGGCGACGCCCTGCTCAACCTGGCCCAGGCCGAGCTGACCGGCCGCCCGGAGGCCGCCGCGGCGCTCGGCTGGGCGGTGGCCGAGCTGATCCGGGGGCAGACCGAGGACCTGTCGTTCGAGCGGCGCACCCGGGTCGCGCTCGACGAGTGCCGGTCGATGGCCGCGGGCAAGACCGGGGCGCTGCTGGCGGCCAGCGCCCGGATCGGCGCGATCCTCGGCGGTGGCACATCCGCCCAGGTGGACGCCCTGGGAGACTACGGCGCGCACGCCGGGCTGGCCTTCCAGTGGGTGGACGACGTGCTGGGCATCTGGGGCGACACCGCCGTGACCGGGAAACCGGTGCTGTCCGACCTGCGGGCCCGCAAGAAGTCGCTGCCGGTCACCTACGCGCTGAGTGCCGGCGGCAGCGCGTCCCGGGTGGTCGCGGACTGGCTGGACAGCCCGCCGGGGAACACCCCCGAGCCGGAGCTGGTGCGGATCGCCCAGGTCCTCGACGGAGCGGGTGCCCGGGACTGGGCTCTGGCCGAGGCACGGCGTGAGGTGGAGCTGGCCGTGCGGGCGCTGGACTCGGTGCCGCTGGAGGGCGGGGCACGCGACGAGCTCGAGCAGCTCACCGGTTTCCTGACCGGGCGGCAGAAATGA
- a CDS encoding GNAT family N-acetyltransferase, with protein sequence MPRLRPRAPSDLSALATMLRATHEQHRYPMIWPADPQGWLSPPGTAGAWVAMESDGTGLLGHVCVVTGREDPLLGSGFAMVSRLFTGPAARGRSLRLGELLLEAAGRWAGAHGLPLMLDVVDDGGAAVALYERLGWQLADRRVSDIRSPSGDPYPLRIYRAPETFPARS encoded by the coding sequence ATGCCCCGTCTGCGGCCCCGCGCGCCGTCCGATCTGTCGGCGCTGGCCACGATGCTGCGCGCCACGCACGAGCAGCACCGCTATCCGATGATCTGGCCGGCCGACCCGCAGGGCTGGCTCAGCCCGCCCGGGACCGCCGGGGCCTGGGTGGCGATGGAAAGCGACGGCACCGGCCTGCTCGGTCATGTCTGCGTGGTCACCGGGCGCGAGGACCCGCTGCTGGGAAGCGGTTTCGCCATGGTGTCACGGCTGTTCACCGGCCCGGCGGCCCGGGGCCGGAGCCTGCGGCTGGGGGAGCTGCTGCTGGAGGCGGCCGGGCGCTGGGCCGGCGCGCACGGCCTGCCCCTGATGCTCGACGTGGTGGACGACGGCGGCGCGGCGGTCGCCCTCTACGAGCGACTCGGGTGGCAGCTCGCCGACCGTCGGGTGTCCGACATCAGGAGCCCGTCGGGTGATCCGTACCCGCTGCGGATCTACCGGGCTCCGGAGACGTTCCCGGCACGCTCCTGA
- a CDS encoding methylated-DNA--[protein]-cysteine S-methyltransferase yields MLDRGTGEGPGDIADHQSALRARLAQAASERGLIDVAYRTIETDLGPLLLAATPLGLVRVAYAVEGHQKILTELAERIGPRILHAPERLDRVAQQIDEYLRGERHSFDVPLDLRLARGAFRHDVLMQLQTIAYGSTASYAAVAAAAGSPKAVRAVGTACAKNPLPVVVPCHRVVRSDGSTGQYVGGPAAKQTLLDLESSGAAA; encoded by the coding sequence CTGCTCGACCGCGGCACCGGCGAGGGGCCGGGCGACATCGCCGATCACCAGAGCGCACTGCGCGCCCGGCTGGCCCAGGCGGCGAGCGAGCGTGGCCTCATCGATGTCGCCTACCGCACCATCGAGACCGACCTCGGCCCGCTGCTGCTCGCGGCCACTCCTCTGGGACTGGTGCGGGTGGCCTACGCGGTGGAGGGGCACCAGAAGATCCTCACCGAACTCGCGGAACGCATCGGGCCCCGCATTCTGCACGCGCCCGAGCGCCTAGACCGGGTCGCCCAGCAGATCGACGAATACCTGCGGGGTGAGCGGCACAGCTTCGACGTGCCCCTCGATCTGCGCCTGGCCCGCGGGGCGTTCCGGCACGACGTGCTGATGCAGCTCCAGACCATCGCCTATGGCAGCACCGCCAGTTACGCGGCCGTGGCCGCGGCCGCGGGCAGCCCCAAGGCGGTGCGGGCGGTGGGCACGGCCTGTGCCAAAAACCCTCTGCCCGTGGTGGTTCCGTGCCATCGGGTGGTTCGTAGCGACGGTTCGACAGGTCAGTACGTCGGTGGGCCGGCGGCGAAGCAGACCCTGCTCGACCTGGAGTCCAGCGGTGCGGCGGCGTAG
- a CDS encoding GntR family transcriptional regulator → MTTIGARHRSLRDETVDELRRLILSGELEPGTHLTELAISERLGVSRLPVREAFRRLEAEGLLEALPRRGVRVVQLDGDELETVREIRVALELMAVRRTVERGDTEVLADLHRMLGAGNEQITDSARLDELNDEFHELLSRGSGSRFLADTLRAVRNQAHHLVGGKSAAVGHSWEEHARIIEAVLARDAEFATLLMRRHLTARHENQGGTRGETAPSPASEPSS, encoded by the coding sequence GTGACCACGATCGGCGCCCGGCACCGTTCACTGCGCGACGAGACGGTCGACGAGCTCCGTCGTCTGATTCTCTCCGGCGAGCTGGAACCCGGCACCCACCTCACCGAACTGGCGATCTCCGAGCGCCTGGGCGTGTCCCGCCTGCCGGTGCGCGAGGCGTTCCGCCGGCTCGAGGCCGAAGGACTGCTGGAGGCCCTGCCCCGTCGCGGGGTGCGGGTGGTGCAGCTGGACGGCGACGAGCTGGAGACCGTGCGCGAGATCCGGGTGGCGCTGGAGCTGATGGCCGTGCGCCGCACGGTCGAGCGTGGCGACACCGAGGTGCTCGCCGATCTGCACCGCATGCTCGGCGCGGGCAACGAGCAGATCACCGACAGTGCCCGGCTCGACGAGCTGAACGACGAGTTCCACGAACTGCTCTCCCGGGGCAGCGGTTCCCGGTTCCTCGCCGACACCCTGCGCGCCGTGCGCAATCAGGCCCACCACCTGGTCGGGGGCAAGAGCGCGGCGGTCGGGCACTCCTGGGAGGAACACGCCCGCATCATCGAGGCGGTGCTGGCGCGTGACGCCGAGTTCGCCACGCTGCTGATGCGCCGTCACCTCACCGCCCGGCACGAGAACCAGGGCGGCACCCGGGGCGAGACGGCACCGAGCCCGGCCTCGGAGCCCTCTTCATAG
- a CDS encoding NAD(P)/FAD-dependent oxidoreductase, with translation MITDAAFAQRGRARIVIVGAGFAGFEAARALSRTAGDAAEIVLVNPTNYFLYLPLLPEVAAGTLDPRRIAVSLSEVLPKVRLVLGSVENIDLGGRTVSYLDPEQRTGTLGYDRLVLAAGSVNKLLPIPGVSEFAHGFRGIPEAVYLRDHITRQIALADTTDDQAERDQRCTFVVAGAGYTGTEVAAQGPLITDTLLADRPRLAGQQVRWLLLDTADRVLPTLDERLSRSSDQVLRQRGVEVLMGTTVKEATAEGVRLTSGDFVRTRSLIWCVGVQPDPLVSDLGLPLQKGRLVVDEYLGVPGHPEVFACGDIAAVPDLTRPGETTAMTAQHATRQGKRAAANVAASFGHGERKAYRHHDLGFVVDLGGPQAAANPLRIPLSGLPAKAITRGYHLLSMPGNRVRTAADWALNLALPRESAELSLVRGRSVPLASDSPETPQH, from the coding sequence ATGATCACGGATGCTGCTTTCGCCCAGCGCGGTCGCGCCAGGATCGTCATCGTCGGGGCCGGGTTCGCCGGGTTCGAGGCCGCTCGCGCACTGAGCAGAACCGCAGGCGACGCGGCCGAGATCGTGCTCGTCAACCCGACCAACTACTTCCTCTACCTGCCGCTGTTGCCCGAGGTGGCGGCCGGCACGCTCGATCCCCGGCGCATCGCTGTGTCGTTGTCGGAGGTGCTGCCCAAGGTGCGGTTGGTGCTCGGGTCGGTCGAGAACATCGACCTGGGCGGCCGCACCGTGAGCTATCTCGATCCGGAGCAGCGCACCGGCACCCTCGGCTACGACCGGCTGGTGCTGGCGGCGGGCAGCGTGAACAAGCTGCTGCCCATCCCGGGCGTGAGCGAGTTCGCGCACGGCTTCCGGGGCATCCCCGAGGCCGTGTACCTGCGCGATCACATCACCCGGCAGATCGCCCTGGCCGACACCACCGACGACCAGGCCGAGCGGGATCAGCGCTGCACGTTCGTCGTGGCCGGCGCCGGCTACACGGGCACCGAGGTCGCGGCCCAGGGCCCGCTCATCACCGACACCCTGTTGGCCGACCGCCCCCGCCTGGCCGGGCAGCAGGTGCGCTGGCTGCTGCTCGACACGGCCGACCGGGTTCTGCCCACGCTCGACGAGCGGCTGTCCCGCTCGTCCGACCAGGTGCTGCGGCAGCGCGGCGTCGAGGTTCTCATGGGCACCACGGTCAAAGAGGCCACAGCGGAAGGGGTTCGGCTGACCTCCGGCGACTTCGTGCGCACCCGCAGCCTGATCTGGTGCGTCGGCGTGCAGCCCGATCCTCTGGTGTCCGACCTGGGCCTGCCGTTGCAGAAGGGGCGCCTCGTGGTCGACGAGTATCTCGGTGTGCCAGGCCATCCCGAGGTCTTCGCCTGCGGCGACATCGCGGCGGTTCCCGACCTGACCCGGCCGGGCGAGACCACCGCCATGACGGCCCAGCACGCCACCCGTCAGGGCAAGCGGGCCGCGGCCAATGTCGCGGCCTCGTTCGGGCACGGCGAGCGCAAGGCCTACCGCCATCATGACCTGGGCTTCGTGGTCGATCTGGGCGGGCCGCAGGCGGCGGCGAACCCGTTGCGGATTCCCTTGTCCGGCCTGCCCGCGAAGGCGATCACCCGCGGCTATCACCTGCTTTCGATGCCGGGCAACCGGGTGCGCACGGCTGCCGACTGGGCCCTCAACCTGGCGCTGCCACGTGAATCAGCCGAACTGTCGCTGGTGCGGGGCCGCTCCGTCCCGCTCGCCTCCGACTCCCCCGAAACGCCTCAGCACTGA
- a CDS encoding RNA polymerase sigma factor, producing the protein MKREPFERVVERHGPTVLRVCRAVVGPVAADDAWSETFLAALSAYPALAPDSNVEAWLVTIAHRKAVDQIRLLSRHPVPVPELPGGSDPPEETVDEVALGHTIALGLEGRLNGIDDLAAVPLDDHMLDPWPAVLGLPLRQRQAVAYHHVAGLPYTEVAAILGCSVTAARRAASDGIATLRGVFQPQEKS; encoded by the coding sequence GTGAAGCGAGAACCCTTCGAGCGCGTGGTCGAGCGCCATGGCCCCACCGTCCTGCGGGTCTGTCGTGCGGTCGTCGGTCCGGTCGCCGCAGACGATGCCTGGTCAGAAACCTTTCTCGCCGCGCTGAGTGCCTATCCGGCGCTGGCTCCCGACAGCAATGTCGAGGCCTGGCTGGTCACCATCGCCCATCGCAAGGCCGTCGACCAGATCAGGTTGCTGTCCCGGCACCCGGTGCCGGTGCCGGAGCTGCCCGGCGGCAGCGATCCCCCCGAAGAGACCGTCGACGAGGTGGCCCTCGGGCACACCATCGCCCTCGGTCTGGAAGGCCGGCTGAACGGCATCGACGATCTGGCTGCCGTTCCTCTCGACGATCACATGCTCGACCCCTGGCCCGCGGTGCTGGGCCTGCCTCTGCGCCAGCGGCAGGCCGTGGCCTATCACCACGTGGCCGGGCTTCCCTACACCGAGGTGGCGGCGATCCTCGGTTGCTCGGTCACGGCGGCGCGCCGGGCCGCGTCCGACGGCATCGCCACACTGCGCGGCGTCTTCCAGCCTCAGGAGAAATCATGA
- a CDS encoding alpha/beta fold hydrolase — protein sequence MDSVNSPVDGTRIAYRTFRSEAEGAPTVVLSHGTALSQAIWRGFGYVRALNRTHTVITVDLRGHGRSDGPHHETAYSMDAFVADLVAVLDRTETGAADYVGYSLGGRIGFSLGTAHPTRVNRFVSIAGAAGTEKGAFDRVFFPGCITALREGGMEGFLEGWQSWTGEQVDPATRHAFAANDAQALAAYMARSEEDPGVDDESLKHFTVPTQLIVGSLDRERVQAAEHVHQVLPGAELLIVDGATHGSILREPRTLETVTSFLTTPTA from the coding sequence GTGGATTCCGTGAACAGCCCGGTCGACGGCACGCGCATCGCCTACCGCACCTTTCGCAGTGAGGCGGAGGGCGCCCCGACGGTGGTGCTGTCACACGGCACCGCGCTCTCACAGGCCATCTGGCGCGGATTCGGATACGTGCGGGCGCTGAACCGCACGCACACCGTGATCACGGTCGACCTGCGGGGGCACGGGCGCAGCGACGGTCCGCACCACGAGACCGCCTACAGCATGGATGCTTTCGTGGCCGATCTGGTGGCCGTACTCGACCGGACGGAGACCGGCGCGGCCGACTACGTCGGATACTCGCTCGGTGGCCGGATCGGCTTCTCCCTGGGCACGGCACATCCGACGCGGGTGAACCGTTTCGTCAGCATCGCCGGCGCGGCGGGCACCGAGAAGGGGGCGTTCGACCGGGTGTTCTTCCCGGGCTGCATCACCGCTCTGCGGGAGGGTGGCATGGAGGGTTTCCTGGAGGGCTGGCAGTCCTGGACCGGCGAGCAGGTCGACCCGGCCACCCGCCACGCCTTCGCCGCGAACGACGCCCAGGCCCTGGCCGCCTACATGGCCCGCTCCGAAGAAGACCCGGGGGTGGACGACGAGAGCCTCAAGCACTTCACCGTGCCCACGCAGCTGATCGTCGGCTCCCTCGACCGGGAGAGGGTGCAAGCGGCCGAGCACGTGCACCAGGTATTGCCCGGGGCCGAGCTACTCATCGTCGACGGCGCCACCCACGGCAGCATCCTCCGCGAGCCCCGCACGCTGGAGACCGTCACGTCCTTCCTGACAACGCCTACCGCCTGA